Proteins from a genomic interval of Kaistia defluvii:
- a CDS encoding hemolysin family protein, with translation MPSSDGSSIFDFAGILAVLLLVAANGFFVAAEFALVAVRRSRVTELVAAGRTNALALKRAVDHLDAYLAATQLGITISSLALGWVGEPALAHLIEPWLAMLPGNIATAASHTIAVVISFVIITALHIVLGELAPKSLALQRSETTALWVVRPLSVFLFVLRPAILSLNGLGNLVLRLCGLRPGAGEESLHSPEELKLLIAASQEGGLLNYSQQEVVERVFNIGDRRIADIMTPRLEIDWVDSEDSPEEILRGIGESRHEQLLVARGSIDEPIGMILKKDLLGQVLEGKPIDPLAVLRQPMVVHEATPIFRVLDQFKKAPVRLAIIVDEYGSMDGIVTQTDLLEAIAGDLPSAEGEDPDVVQRDDGSLLLDGMMPAHAAFDRLGFRLRSADGAFHTIAGFALAQLGHIPKVGERFDYEDWRFEIVDMDGRRIDKLLVQPVPSATGVSED, from the coding sequence ATGCCCAGTTCCGATGGCAGTAGTATCTTTGATTTCGCAGGGATACTTGCTGTACTGCTTCTTGTTGCCGCGAACGGCTTTTTCGTTGCCGCGGAGTTCGCCCTCGTCGCCGTCCGCCGTAGCCGCGTCACGGAACTCGTGGCGGCCGGGCGGACCAATGCGCTGGCACTGAAGCGCGCCGTCGATCATCTCGACGCCTATCTCGCGGCGACGCAACTCGGCATCACCATCTCGTCGCTCGCGCTGGGCTGGGTCGGAGAGCCGGCGCTGGCGCATCTGATCGAGCCCTGGCTGGCTATGCTTCCGGGCAATATCGCCACTGCGGCGTCGCATACGATTGCCGTCGTAATCTCCTTCGTCATCATCACTGCGCTGCATATCGTTTTGGGCGAACTCGCGCCGAAGAGCCTGGCTCTGCAGCGCAGCGAAACGACGGCGCTCTGGGTGGTTCGGCCGCTCAGCGTCTTCCTGTTCGTCTTGCGGCCGGCGATCCTATCGCTCAACGGCCTCGGCAATCTCGTCCTGCGCCTGTGCGGCTTGCGGCCGGGCGCCGGCGAGGAATCGCTTCATTCGCCGGAGGAACTGAAGCTGCTGATCGCGGCCAGCCAGGAAGGCGGACTGCTCAACTATTCGCAGCAGGAAGTGGTCGAGCGCGTCTTCAACATCGGCGACCGGCGCATTGCCGACATCATGACACCGCGCCTCGAGATCGATTGGGTCGATTCCGAGGATAGTCCCGAGGAAATCCTGCGGGGCATCGGCGAATCTCGCCATGAGCAACTCCTGGTCGCGCGCGGAAGCATCGACGAGCCCATCGGCATGATCCTGAAGAAGGATCTCTTGGGCCAGGTTCTGGAAGGCAAGCCGATCGATCCGCTCGCCGTGCTTCGCCAGCCCATGGTGGTGCACGAGGCGACGCCGATCTTCCGCGTGCTCGACCAGTTCAAGAAGGCGCCGGTCCGCCTGGCGATCATCGTCGACGAATATGGCAGCATGGACGGTATTGTCACCCAGACGGATCTCCTAGAGGCGATCGCCGGCGACCTGCCCAGCGCCGAAGGCGAGGATCCCGATGTAGTCCAGCGCGATGACGGTTCCCTGCTGCTCGATGGCATGATGCCGGCGCATGCGGCCTTCGACCGGCTGGGATTTCGGCTGCGGTCGGCGGATGGGGCGTTCCATACCATCGCCGGGTTCGCCCTGGCCCAGCTTGGCCATATCCCGAAGGTTGGCGAGCGCTTCGACTATGAAGACTGGCGCTTCGAGATCGTCGATATGGACGGCCGGCGGATTGACAAGCTGCTCGTGCAGCCGGTGCCTTCGGCGACTGGGGTCTCTGAAGACTAA
- a CDS encoding outer membrane protein, translated as MKFAIRSLTVASILAMGGVAAHAADLTYEPAPVAAAPEVFNWTGFYVGVHGGVAAGDFKYPLNVSSDGQNFINGDLKQDASGGFGGAQIGYNWQFNPNWVIGVEADIAAASYEGKLSGNINGFGGNVNFEAGSEVEWFGTVRGRIGYALDNLLLYGTGGFAYGDVKSEISANLGGGGFNASTSDTQYGWTAGAGFEYGITKNITLKTEYLYVDLGSQNIIDQNFDGARLTVDADTHFHTLKAGLNYKF; from the coding sequence ATGAAATTCGCAATTCGTAGTCTTACGGTGGCTTCGATCTTGGCAATGGGGGGCGTTGCTGCTCACGCTGCGGATCTTACTTACGAGCCGGCGCCCGTCGCTGCGGCTCCGGAAGTGTTCAACTGGACCGGCTTCTATGTCGGTGTCCATGGCGGCGTCGCCGCCGGCGACTTCAAGTATCCGCTCAACGTTAGCAGCGATGGTCAGAACTTTATCAATGGCGACCTGAAGCAGGATGCCAGCGGCGGCTTTGGCGGCGCCCAGATCGGCTACAACTGGCAGTTCAATCCCAATTGGGTCATCGGTGTCGAGGCGGACATCGCTGCAGCCTCCTATGAGGGCAAGCTTTCGGGCAACATCAACGGTTTTGGTGGCAACGTAAACTTTGAGGCCGGTTCTGAGGTCGAATGGTTCGGCACGGTTCGGGGTCGCATCGGCTACGCCCTCGATAACCTGCTGCTCTACGGCACGGGTGGTTTCGCCTATGGTGACGTGAAGTCTGAGATTTCGGCAAATCTCGGCGGTGGCGGGTTCAATGCTTCCACGTCCGACACGCAGTATGGTTGGACCGCGGGTGCCGGTTTTGAATACGGCATCACCAAGAACATCACGCTCAAGACCGAATATCTGTATGTCGATCTTGGCAGCCAGAACATCATCGACCAGAATTTCGACGGTGCGCGTCTCACGGTGGACGCCGACACGCACTTCCACACGCTCAAGGCCGGCCTGAACTACAAGTTCTAA
- a CDS encoding pyridoxamine 5'-phosphate oxidase family protein: MAHEEDHGKSLAEIEARAWELTEKIQFALFSTWTGEKLEQWPLTAHVDKEARAFYFLVDKGAARYNHIETYPDVMLGFSDSPGGKYVVINGKAELSNDRAKIKELWSPFAKAWWDSADDPAIRLLTVTPYRGEVWDSPNKLVSAAIMLTAAVTGAKPAVGEHGAVRM, translated from the coding sequence ATGGCTCATGAAGAAGATCACGGCAAGTCGCTCGCGGAAATCGAAGCGCGGGCCTGGGAACTGACAGAGAAGATCCAGTTTGCGCTGTTCAGCACCTGGACCGGCGAGAAGCTGGAGCAGTGGCCGCTGACCGCCCATGTCGACAAGGAGGCCCGCGCCTTCTACTTCCTGGTCGATAAGGGAGCAGCCCGCTACAACCACATTGAGACCTATCCCGACGTGATGCTCGGCTTCTCGGATTCGCCCGGCGGCAAGTATGTCGTGATCAACGGCAAGGCCGAGCTCAGCAATGATCGCGCCAAGATCAAGGAGCTTTGGTCGCCCTTCGCCAAGGCCTGGTGGGATTCGGCCGACGATCCGGCCATTCGGTTGCTGACGGTCACGCCCTATCGGGGCGAGGTCTGGGATTCGCCGAACAAGCTGGTTTCGGCAGCGATCATGCTGACGGCAGCCGTAACCGGCGCCAAGCCGGCGGTTGGCGAGCATGGCGCGGTGCGGATGTAG
- a CDS encoding putative bifunctional diguanylate cyclase/phosphodiesterase: MLTGIVFLGSITFLLGILGIFAAPFGVTASIAHMFIASGLSLYALAGFYLYRNLTRLRSALQLSLAKQQELSTAHTSDPLTGLLTRSAFVRATDGALACWRDGGSAAAVFLMDLDRFKAVNDTHGHAAGDRVLAEVGKRFAQLAKDATAVARLGSDEFAILAQGGAWGDAESFRRRMQEWLSSPIEIPNGSIEVSASVGLAISERKDINAEALLRAADVALYRDKRIARSKARGLAVWIDEEVEYRQALQTDFHRALDAGEIVPYYQPLIALDDDRLIGFEVLARWDHPTRGIIAPADFIPLAEEVGRIGELFDKLLVRACHDARAWPSDLRLSVNISPTQFAEPQMAARILDILARENFAPARLELEITENALVDEVSAARLILTTLRNVGVSVALDDFGTGYSSLRHLSDLPVDRLKIDRDFVERARLNDEGWRIVRAIMQLATTFDLATTAEGIEAPEILATLRELGCDIGQGYLFGRPISAAETGIWLRERAEPIALAS; the protein is encoded by the coding sequence ATGTTGACCGGTATCGTTTTTCTTGGTTCGATTACCTTTTTATTGGGTATCTTGGGCATTTTTGCGGCACCATTTGGCGTTACCGCAAGTATTGCCCATATGTTTATCGCCTCAGGATTGTCCCTCTACGCCCTCGCGGGATTTTACCTGTACCGAAATCTGACGCGCCTGCGTTCCGCACTCCAACTCTCCCTCGCCAAGCAGCAGGAACTCAGCACAGCGCATACCAGCGATCCCCTCACCGGCCTGCTGACGCGCAGCGCCTTCGTGCGCGCGACCGACGGCGCGCTGGCATGCTGGCGCGACGGCGGCTCCGCCGCGGCGGTCTTCCTGATGGACCTGGATCGTTTCAAGGCCGTCAACGACACGCACGGCCACGCCGCCGGCGACCGCGTGCTGGCGGAGGTGGGCAAGCGCTTTGCCCAACTGGCCAAGGACGCCACGGCGGTTGCGCGCCTCGGCAGCGATGAGTTCGCGATCCTCGCCCAAGGCGGCGCCTGGGGCGACGCCGAGTCATTCCGCCGACGCATGCAGGAATGGCTGAGCAGCCCGATCGAGATCCCCAATGGCAGCATCGAGGTAAGCGCCTCGGTCGGACTGGCGATCTCCGAGCGGAAAGACATCAACGCCGAGGCGCTGCTGCGCGCCGCCGACGTCGCGCTCTATCGCGACAAGCGGATCGCCCGCAGCAAAGCGCGCGGACTCGCGGTCTGGATCGACGAAGAAGTCGAGTATCGCCAGGCGCTCCAGACGGATTTTCATCGCGCTCTGGATGCGGGCGAGATCGTCCCCTATTACCAGCCGCTGATTGCGCTGGACGATGACCGCCTGATCGGCTTCGAGGTGCTGGCCCGCTGGGATCACCCGACACGCGGCATCATCGCGCCGGCCGATTTCATCCCGCTTGCCGAGGAGGTCGGGCGGATCGGCGAACTCTTCGACAAGCTGCTGGTTCGCGCCTGCCATGACGCCCGCGCCTGGCCCTCGGACCTTCGGCTCTCGGTCAATATCTCGCCGACGCAATTCGCCGAACCCCAGATGGCCGCGCGGATCCTCGATATCCTCGCCCGCGAGAATTTCGCGCCCGCTCGTCTGGAACTGGAAATAACCGAGAACGCGCTCGTCGACGAAGTGTCGGCGGCGCGACTGATCCTTACCACGCTTCGAAATGTCGGAGTTTCGGTCGCCCTCGACGATTTTGGCACCGGTTACTCAAGCCTGCGCCACCTCAGCGACCTGCCCGTCGACCGGTTGAAGATCGACCGCGATTTCGTCGAGCGCGCCCGGCTGAACGACGAGGGCTGGCGGATCGTGCGCGCCATCATGCAACTGGCGACGACCTTCGACCTTGCGACCACCGCCGAGGGCATCGAGGCGCCGGAGATCCTTGCCACGCTGCGCGAACTGGGGTGCGATATCGGCCAGGGCTACCTGTTCGGCAGGCCGATCTCGGCCGCGGAAACGGGCATCTGGCTCCGCGAACGCGCCGAACCAATAGCCCTCGCCTCCTAG